In Mangrovivirga cuniculi, the following proteins share a genomic window:
- the tamL gene encoding translocation and assembly module lipoprotein TamL, translating to MNRKKLLYVFISIFWCITGCTGMKYVPDDDRLITEVDVDYIDKSKLYNSQTVKQTVHSLIEPKPNNKFLWMRTGVVINGLTPDKEKGVFYFIGNQIGGPPALLSNLKQDELIRVINNRLFHLGYFNAETIVEIDTSKAKKAEVKFLIETGKPYFIDTLVSEITSQTDTLNKIFESSLKETKIDSGTYYQLERLERARRYIADYVNNRGYYYFSEEDIEFYADSTKLDSLNGVKLSLNLKPNRKKRTLTYYTLDSVVVREDLPLELEDTINIKKDSIEDGIYLAERKEVPRYKPKHISKGIFFTPGKAYEKIERQKTYRYLTGMGAFNYVDIQLQPITNENKLRPVIGLYSLPKMSFSAEIGVNAKSNNFVGPGVKLTWLNRNFLHGSEQLTVSLNGNIERQFGGPREQRQNSLSYEFGIETRLRVPRIWPPFIKINITDYISYTEFSIQANQFKRAGLYGLRTMKITEGYTWKGSQTEDFYFYPFEVNYSALFDQSSDFEDFLEENPFVRQTFSQQFILGLNLGYSNNQLEERLDRERFYYSADFQSAGNLVSLFDSNKDETGDEFLAVPYAQFLKLTQEYRKYFSVGPSGNDIATRVLVGVGFPYGNSLSLPYIRQYFIGGPNSLRGFRARTVGPGTYLNESEQLIYVDQTGDIRFEINAEYRKKLNQYFETAFFIDAGNIWLFNDDPDRPGASFEFKDFYKELAVSTGVGLRIDVSVIVIRFDLGFPIRKPLPETGFEWVFSDINPFDSDWRSNNLILNFSIGYPF from the coding sequence ATGAATAGAAAGAAACTATTATATGTTTTCATATCAATTTTTTGGTGTATTACCGGATGCACTGGGATGAAATATGTACCAGATGATGATAGGTTGATTACTGAAGTAGATGTAGACTACATTGATAAGAGCAAGCTTTATAATAGTCAGACAGTTAAACAAACAGTTCATTCTTTAATTGAGCCTAAACCTAATAACAAATTTTTATGGATGCGTACAGGGGTCGTTATCAATGGACTCACTCCCGATAAAGAAAAGGGCGTTTTCTATTTTATCGGGAATCAGATAGGTGGTCCTCCTGCCCTGCTTTCTAATCTTAAACAGGATGAATTAATTCGGGTCATCAATAATCGTCTTTTCCACCTGGGATACTTCAATGCAGAAACCATAGTTGAAATTGATACCAGCAAGGCAAAAAAGGCCGAAGTGAAGTTTTTAATTGAAACCGGTAAACCATACTTTATTGATACCCTGGTGAGTGAAATAACTTCGCAAACTGATACCCTTAATAAGATCTTTGAAAGTTCTCTAAAGGAAACAAAGATTGATTCAGGTACTTATTACCAACTTGAGAGGCTTGAAAGGGCAAGACGATATATAGCAGATTATGTTAATAACAGGGGATATTATTATTTTAGTGAGGAAGATATTGAGTTTTATGCAGATTCAACAAAGCTCGATTCATTAAACGGAGTCAAATTATCACTTAATTTAAAGCCTAATCGAAAAAAAAGAACTCTAACTTACTACACCCTGGATTCGGTAGTAGTGAGAGAGGATCTTCCTTTGGAGTTAGAAGATACTATTAATATAAAGAAAGATAGTATTGAAGATGGCATTTATCTGGCTGAGAGAAAAGAAGTCCCACGCTATAAACCTAAACACATTAGTAAAGGTATCTTCTTTACTCCGGGTAAGGCCTATGAAAAGATTGAAAGACAGAAAACATATCGATACTTAACTGGTATGGGAGCATTCAACTATGTTGATATTCAACTTCAGCCTATTACAAATGAAAATAAACTTAGACCAGTTATAGGCTTATATAGCCTTCCTAAAATGTCTTTTTCTGCGGAGATCGGTGTAAATGCAAAAAGTAATAATTTTGTTGGCCCGGGTGTAAAACTCACATGGTTGAATAGAAATTTTCTGCATGGATCAGAGCAATTAACAGTTTCCTTAAATGGTAACATCGAACGGCAGTTTGGAGGTCCTCGCGAGCAAAGACAAAATAGCTTGTCCTATGAATTTGGTATTGAAACGAGGCTCAGAGTACCAAGGATCTGGCCTCCTTTTATAAAAATTAACATCACAGATTATATTTCTTACACAGAATTTTCTATTCAAGCCAATCAATTTAAGCGTGCCGGATTATATGGTTTACGAACGATGAAGATTACCGAAGGATATACCTGGAAAGGATCACAAACAGAAGATTTTTATTTCTATCCTTTCGAGGTGAATTATTCTGCTTTATTTGATCAGAGTAGTGATTTTGAAGATTTTCTCGAAGAGAATCCCTTTGTCAGGCAAACGTTTTCTCAGCAATTTATTTTAGGCTTAAATTTGGGTTATTCTAATAATCAGTTGGAAGAAAGACTGGATAGAGAAAGATTTTATTATTCCGCAGACTTTCAAAGTGCGGGAAATCTGGTTTCTTTATTTGATAGTAATAAAGATGAAACAGGTGATGAATTTCTGGCTGTTCCCTATGCACAGTTTTTGAAGCTAACACAGGAATACAGAAAGTATTTTTCTGTTGGACCTTCAGGGAATGATATTGCTACGAGAGTTTTAGTGGGGGTAGGATTTCCATATGGAAATAGTCTTAGTTTACCTTATATCAGACAATATTTTATTGGAGGGCCGAACAGTTTAAGAGGATTCAGGGCTCGAACAGTTGGTCCGGGAACCTATTTAAATGAATCCGAACAGCTCATTTATGTAGACCAGACGGGAGATATTCGATTTGAAATAAATGCAGAATACCGTAAAAAGCTTAATCAATATTTTGAGACTGCATTTTTTATCGACGCAGGAAATATTTGGCTTTTTAATGATGATCCTGACCGACCAGGTGCTAGTTTCGAATTTAAAGATTTCTATAAGGAACTTGCTGTATCAACAGGTGTTGGGTTACGAATAGATGTGTCAGTAATAGTCATACGATTCGACCTGGGTTTTCCAATAAGAAAGCCTTTACCCGAAACAGGATTTGAATGGGTTTTTAGTGATATAAATCCATTTGATAGTGATTGGAGAAGTAATAACCTGATATTGAACTTTTCAATCGGTTACCCATTCTAA
- a CDS encoding agmatinase family protein: protein MSIKNLIENFDPNGVGLKNGHFIGLPFDEENSNIILLSVPWDVTVSYSAGTSTGPSNILEASTQLDLFDPYVKDAWKKGIYMVPSNEHWLHQSEHLRDAAKSYIDFLEAGGKIEENPIQADVLSMINDASDSLRKWVYEQTKKFLGENKIVGVVGGEHSVPLGYLEALSEKHSDFGILQIDAHMDFRKAYEGFNLSHASIFYNVMKYIPSVSKITQVGIRDYCDEEVEFANSLGERCQTYFDHEIKDQMMNGKNFAEICKEIVSGLPEKIYISFDIDGLNPDLCPNTGTPVPGGLKFEEANYLLVEIIRQNKQIIGFDLSEAAGEGNEWDGNVAARLLYRLSNLTAESNGI, encoded by the coding sequence ATGAGTATAAAAAATCTGATAGAAAATTTTGATCCGAATGGGGTTGGTTTAAAAAACGGTCATTTTATAGGATTACCATTTGATGAGGAAAACTCAAATATAATATTACTTTCTGTCCCCTGGGATGTAACTGTCTCATATTCAGCCGGCACATCAACCGGACCGAGTAACATTCTGGAAGCTTCGACCCAACTGGACCTCTTTGATCCTTATGTTAAAGACGCCTGGAAAAAGGGAATCTATATGGTGCCGTCTAATGAGCATTGGCTTCATCAGAGTGAACACCTGAGAGATGCAGCCAAAAGCTACATTGATTTTCTTGAAGCCGGAGGTAAAATTGAAGAAAACCCTATTCAGGCTGATGTTTTATCTATGATCAACGATGCTAGTGATTCATTAAGAAAATGGGTCTATGAACAAACAAAAAAATTTTTAGGTGAAAATAAGATCGTAGGAGTTGTAGGTGGGGAGCATTCTGTTCCACTTGGTTACCTTGAAGCATTATCTGAAAAACATTCTGATTTTGGAATACTACAAATAGATGCCCATATGGATTTCAGAAAAGCATATGAAGGATTTAATCTTTCTCATGCTTCAATATTTTACAATGTAATGAAGTATATCCCATCTGTTTCCAAAATAACACAAGTAGGTATTCGGGATTATTGCGATGAAGAAGTAGAATTTGCTAATTCTCTGGGTGAAAGATGTCAAACATATTTTGACCATGAAATAAAAGACCAGATGATGAATGGCAAAAATTTTGCTGAAATCTGCAAGGAGATTGTTTCCGGTCTACCTGAAAAGATTTATATCAGCTTTGACATTGATGGCTTGAATCCCGATCTATGCCCAAATACCGGCACCCCGGTTCCTGGTGGATTAAAATTTGAAGAAGCTAATTATCTTCTGGTAGAAATAATTAGACAAAATAAACAAATAATTGGTTTCGATCTTTCTGAAGCAGCCGGTGAAGGCAACGAATGGGATGGCAACGTTGCAGCAAGGCTGTTATACAGGTTATCGAATCTTACAGCAGAATCAAACGGAATATAA
- a CDS encoding saccharopine dehydrogenase family protein — translation MAKVLIIGAGGVGRVVVQKCASLPDVFSEILLASRTKSKCDVIAEEVGQGRVKTAQLDADNVSETVALINEFKPFMVINVALPYQDLAIMDACLETGVHYLDTANYEPKDEAKFEYKWQWAYQDRFKEKGLMAVLGCGFDPGVTSIFTARAAKHHFDEIQYLDIVDCNAGDHGKAFATNFNPEINIREITQKGKYYEDGKWIETEPHEIHKDLNYPNIGPKRSYLIYHEELESLVKNFPSIKRARFWMTFGEEYLTHLRVIQNIGMARIDPVKFKGVDIVPLEFLKAVLPDPGELGENYSGETSIGCRIRGIKDGKEQTYYIWNNCKHEEAYKETGAQGVSYTTGVPAMIGAKMMIEGKWNGEGVFNVEEFDPDPFLNDLEKFGLPWHEKVNAEIEL, via the coding sequence ATGGCTAAAGTACTTATTATTGGTGCCGGCGGAGTTGGAAGAGTTGTTGTACAGAAATGTGCATCTCTTCCTGATGTATTTTCTGAAATATTACTCGCCAGCAGAACAAAATCAAAATGTGATGTTATTGCAGAAGAAGTTGGTCAGGGCCGGGTAAAAACAGCTCAACTCGATGCTGATAATGTTAGCGAAACTGTCGCATTGATCAATGAATTTAAACCTTTTATGGTGATCAATGTAGCCCTTCCTTACCAGGATCTTGCTATTATGGATGCATGTCTTGAAACGGGCGTTCATTACCTTGATACTGCAAACTACGAGCCTAAAGACGAAGCTAAGTTCGAATATAAATGGCAATGGGCATATCAGGATAGATTTAAGGAAAAAGGATTGATGGCTGTACTGGGATGTGGATTTGATCCCGGAGTGACTAGTATTTTTACTGCTCGAGCAGCAAAACATCACTTTGATGAGATCCAGTATCTTGATATAGTCGATTGTAATGCCGGTGACCATGGTAAAGCTTTCGCAACCAACTTCAATCCTGAAATAAATATTCGTGAGATCACTCAAAAAGGTAAATACTATGAGGATGGTAAATGGATCGAAACTGAACCTCATGAAATTCATAAGGATCTGAACTATCCGAATATAGGTCCAAAGCGATCATACCTAATCTATCATGAAGAGTTAGAGTCACTGGTTAAAAACTTCCCTTCTATCAAGCGAGCTAGATTCTGGATGACATTTGGAGAAGAATACCTTACTCACCTTCGAGTGATTCAAAATATAGGAATGGCCAGGATCGATCCTGTTAAGTTTAAAGGTGTAGATATAGTTCCTTTAGAATTTTTAAAGGCTGTTTTACCAGATCCGGGTGAACTTGGTGAAAACTATTCAGGAGAAACCTCCATTGGATGCCGTATAAGAGGTATTAAAGATGGTAAGGAACAGACATATTATATCTGGAACAATTGTAAGCATGAAGAAGCTTACAAAGAAACAGGTGCTCAGGGGGTTTCTTATACTACAGGAGTTCCTGCTATGATCGGGGCAAAAATGATGATCGAAGGAAAGTGGAATGGTGAAGGAGTTTTCAATGTGGAAGAATTCGATCCGGATCCATTTTTAAATGATCTTGAAAAATTCGGTTTGCCCTGGCATGAAAAAGTAAATGCTGAAATTGAATTATAG
- the nspC gene encoding carboxynorspermidine decarboxylase, whose product MSINYNNIPSPCFVLEESRLRSNLELMSRVQNESGANIILAFKGFAMWSAFPLVRQYLRGATASSLSEVKLCFEEMKTKAHTYSPAYLPEEFDEILSYSSHITFNSLFQAETFKDKVLDSPDKVSIGLRVNPGWSDVETMLYNPSAPGSRLGVSDEELTYGLPDYIEGLHFHVLCESSAESLVKVLESFEKLYGRFLPDLKWVNFGGGHLMTRKGYDVALLIETIQKFKAKYPHLEVILEPGSAVAWDTGVLVSRVLDIVERKGVKTAILDVSFTAHMPDTLEMPYRPRIIGAGDPVKGKPTYKLGGISCLAGDYMSEYSFEKELQIGDRIIFEDMIHYTMVKTTTFNGITHPSIGIWHENDELEIVREFGYEDFKHRLS is encoded by the coding sequence ATGTCCATAAATTATAACAATATTCCGTCGCCTTGTTTTGTTTTGGAAGAATCCAGACTAAGGTCTAATCTTGAATTAATGTCACGAGTTCAAAACGAGTCCGGTGCAAATATAATCCTGGCATTTAAAGGATTTGCAATGTGGAGTGCTTTTCCACTCGTAAGACAATATCTTCGAGGAGCTACAGCAAGTTCATTAAGTGAGGTTAAGCTCTGCTTTGAGGAAATGAAAACTAAAGCCCATACCTATTCACCAGCATATTTACCGGAAGAATTTGATGAAATATTAAGTTATTCAAGCCACATAACATTTAATTCCCTCTTTCAGGCAGAAACGTTCAAAGATAAAGTTCTTGATTCCCCGGACAAGGTCTCTATTGGTTTAAGAGTAAACCCCGGATGGTCAGATGTAGAAACCATGTTATATAATCCGAGTGCACCCGGATCTCGATTGGGAGTGTCTGATGAAGAATTGACCTATGGTCTTCCGGATTATATTGAAGGTCTTCATTTTCATGTTTTGTGTGAATCTTCAGCTGAAAGCCTGGTAAAGGTTCTTGAGTCTTTTGAGAAATTATATGGAAGGTTTCTTCCCGATTTGAAGTGGGTAAACTTTGGGGGTGGACATCTAATGACTCGAAAGGGATATGATGTAGCGCTTTTGATTGAAACGATCCAAAAGTTTAAAGCTAAATATCCTCATTTAGAGGTTATCCTTGAGCCCGGTAGTGCGGTTGCCTGGGATACAGGAGTACTTGTTTCAAGAGTTCTGGATATTGTTGAAAGAAAAGGAGTGAAAACTGCTATACTGGATGTATCATTTACCGCTCATATGCCTGATACATTAGAAATGCCATATCGCCCGAGAATCATTGGAGCAGGTGATCCGGTAAAAGGAAAACCCACTTATAAGTTAGGTGGAATAAGTTGCCTTGCTGGTGATTACATGAGTGAATATAGCTTTGAGAAGGAATTGCAAATTGGCGATCGAATCATATTTGAAGATATGATTCATTATACGATGGTGAAAACAACAACCTTTAATGGTATTACTCACCCTTCAATTGGAATTTGGCACGAAAATGACGAATTAGAAATTGTTAGGGAGTTTGGATATGAAGATTTTAAGCACAGGCTTTCTTAA
- a CDS encoding pirin family protein, whose translation MEIRVIENRLRNKIRHDSFTAWHDYLPSFKNQGSLAMVYKELLWPGAKYQTKHSHEFTIVQCSFSGNKSLRNSYWEANVNSVNSVIHKLYPDKPIDSMNLEDTTPYFGYQFWFNSMSTDKDTANVSFEAENLNPGELKRIYEAKDEKNENFVSLKYGRLDKGENFEYKSRNIKSKIYIHVVSGGFEFSSNDGIIMLNNEDSVEISDIIDINLKFIKDSQILLSKITTFKISISDNNNQIFL comes from the coding sequence ATGGAGATCAGGGTAATTGAAAATAGATTAAGAAATAAGATCAGGCATGATTCTTTTACTGCCTGGCACGATTATTTACCATCTTTTAAGAATCAGGGTTCTTTAGCAATGGTCTATAAGGAACTCTTATGGCCCGGGGCAAAATATCAAACTAAACACAGCCACGAATTTACGATTGTTCAATGTAGTTTTTCCGGAAATAAATCCTTGCGAAATTCTTATTGGGAAGCCAATGTCAATTCGGTCAATTCAGTTATTCATAAGTTATACCCTGATAAGCCTATTGATAGTATGAATCTCGAAGATACCACGCCATATTTTGGTTATCAGTTTTGGTTTAACTCTATGAGTACCGATAAGGATACAGCCAATGTCTCTTTTGAAGCTGAAAATTTGAATCCGGGAGAATTAAAAAGAATATATGAGGCGAAAGACGAAAAGAATGAAAATTTTGTGTCTCTTAAATATGGCAGGTTGGATAAGGGAGAAAATTTTGAATACAAATCCAGGAATATTAAGAGTAAAATTTACATTCACGTGGTTTCGGGAGGATTCGAATTTTCCTCGAATGATGGCATTATAATGTTGAATAATGAAGATTCCGTCGAAATTTCAGATATAATTGATATAAACCTGAAGTTCATTAAAGATTCACAGATTTTATTATCGAAAATTACCACGTTTAAGATATCAATCTCAGATAACAATAATCAAATATTTTTGTGA
- a CDS encoding Crp/Fnr family transcriptional regulator, with protein sequence MVEDRLIRQYLPQFNDNDLIEELSNNANYVELKAGDILIEPGQYIKMIPIILDGAIKVMRTDDQGHELFLYYLEPKETCAVSLTCCRAQRSSEIKAVAETDVKMLTVSSSLHEELGDKYRQWKEYIAGTYQSRFEEVLKVIDDIAFKRMDERLLNYLLVKRKQLHSNEIATTHQAIANELGTSREVVSRLLKTLEKKKWIELTRNKIFIRDNIEDLIV encoded by the coding sequence ATGGTAGAAGATAGATTAATAAGACAATATTTACCTCAGTTTAATGATAATGATCTAATTGAGGAACTTTCAAACAATGCGAATTATGTTGAGCTGAAAGCCGGAGATATTTTGATCGAACCGGGCCAGTATATTAAAATGATCCCTATAATCCTTGACGGAGCTATTAAAGTAATGCGAACCGACGACCAGGGACATGAATTGTTTCTTTATTATCTGGAACCAAAGGAAACCTGTGCAGTGAGTTTGACATGTTGCAGAGCACAGCGCAGTAGTGAGATTAAGGCAGTGGCTGAAACAGATGTGAAAATGCTCACTGTCTCTTCCAGTTTACATGAGGAATTAGGAGATAAATACCGTCAATGGAAAGAGTACATCGCAGGGACATATCAGTCTCGGTTTGAAGAAGTATTAAAAGTTATTGATGATATTGCTTTTAAGCGAATGGACGAGAGATTATTAAATTATCTCCTGGTAAAAAGAAAGCAACTCCATTCTAATGAAATAGCCACCACTCACCAGGCAATAGCCAATGAACTCGGCACTTCCCGCGAAGTTGTTTCCAGGTTGCTTAAAACCCTGGAAAAGAAAAAATGGATAGAACTGACGAGGAATAAAATATTTATAAGAGACAATATTGAAGACTTAATAGTTTAA